In Haladaptatus sp. R4, the DNA window GACCAAACGGCGGACGATACCGGAATCCGCGTCATCGAAACGGCCGTCGATGACGGTCTTACGGTCCGCGACATCGACATCGAGGGCAAACACGACAGCGGGACGTGGGGGCCAGGTCGATTCGTCATTACCGACTCCAACGGAACGGGTGTCGTCGAGCGGTTCCACGCGCCGGACGGCGGCGCATGGGAAAAGAACACCCCCGGGGACCGACTCTGGCGGGGCCCCACCGGTATCATCTGTAACCACTACAACCGCGGTCGGATGACGTTCAAAGATTGCAGTCTCGGTGGCTTCCCGGACAACGGTCTATACGCAGCCAACGGTTCGGGAAAAATCGTCATTGACGGCGGACACTACGAGAACAGCCAGACAGCAAGCCTCCGAATCGGCGGTGAGGAAAGCATCATCAAGAATGCGACCGTATCCGTGAACGAGAGCGATGGGAAGTCCAACCAACACGCGATTCGCGTCGAGAACACGAATTACATCCGTATCGTGGACTGCGACGTCGAGGTGACCGACCCGAACGGTCACGCCATCAAGTCGATGGACGTCGGACTGCTAAGCGTCGATGGGTCGACCGTTCGAACCGCTGGAGACGACGTCGTGCACGCGTTGGTACTTCAAGGTAGAACCGACAAAGCGCGAATCAAGAATTCGACGTTCGTCCACGATGCGGACGGTGGTTTCTCGATATGGATTCACGACGGAGACGACCAAGTCTTCGTCGAGAATTCGAAATTTACTGGAGACGGGGGTCACGTGAGCGCACGTGCCGCCATCCGCTGTGACCGAGACGACTGCGAGTTCCGGAATCTCGACGTCGAGCAAACCGGTTCGTCCCGTCGCCGGTCACTCGAAATCACCAGCGACGACTGTCTAGTCTACGATGGAAGTTACATCGGGGAGATGACGCCGATAATCGACGCTGGAAGTAGTACGTGGATACAGAGTATCTATTCGGAAGCGGTCAACGGCTCCGCCGGGCTTCGACTCACCGATAGCAGCAGGGACGTGTACATCAAGAAGAACACCATCGTCAACGGTATCGACGACCGTGGCAGCTACGGACTCGCCGGTTGGGGCAACGACTTTAGCGCATAAACAGCGATCCCGGACAACCGTCCTATCCGGTCATTCTTCTCGTATTATCACCGACACCGTCCGATCTAGTTAGTGTATAATAAAGCCCCTTTGGTGGGAAATAGATATCGAGTGTCATCCGAAGAAGACCCCGGTGAAGAGAACGTAGGGTGGTAATTTCGTGCAACGAAGCATGATGAGCGGTCTGCTCTCTGTTGCGGGGACGAAAGTGCTTACTCTGATTATCGGGCTCATCACGACACCGATACTGTATCGGTTGCTCGAACCGAAAGGAGTCGGCATCTACACCACCGTCCTCTCGGTGTTCTCGATGTTCATGATACTGGTGAGCTCCGGAATTACCGACGGGGTTCGTAAATTCCTCGCCGAGGACAGGGATATGGACTGCTGGGAGGAGCACGTCGTCGGATTTTACTTCAGACTCGCCCTGTTGCTTTCCGTCGTCGGGTCTATCGTCCTCGCGCTCTGTGCGTGGTTTGGACTGGTCAAACAGGTGTTCGGTCCCGACTTCGAGCCGTACTTCTACATCCTCGCACTTCTCGTCATGACACAGCAGTTCCGTGCGTATTCCCGGCGGACGCTGATGGGGTTCGGGCTGGAACGCTACTCGGAACCGTTGAAAATCGTTCAACAAGTCGTGTTCCTCGCCGTCGCGCTCCCGTTGGTCAAACTCGGCTTCGGTGTCGGTGGTGCGTTGGCCGGGAAGATAGTGGGAGGTGCGCTCGTCGCGATCATCGGGATGGTACTGGTCACGAGACAGGTGTCACTCAGCGGCGTCGTTCGAAAAACACCGAACGAATTCCCGAGGCGGACGATGTTGACGTTCAATTCGTTGTCCATCGTCCTCATCTTCCTCCTCATGTCGCTGTATCACGTCGACATCCTGATGTTGCAACTGATATCGGGAAGTAACGAGCAAGTCGGCTACTACCGTGCCGCACTAAAGCTCGCGGAATTCCTCTGGTTCATTCCGATGGCTCTGCAAACCGTGTTCGTCCACTCGATGTCGGAGCTGTGGTCGAACGGCGAAACAGAGCGGATTTCGAAGCTCTCGGCGCTGACAACCCGTTATACGTTCCTGTTGACCGGAGTGATGGCCCTCGGACTGGCAGCACTTTCCAACGTCGCTGTCCCCGTGTATTTCGGCAAGGAATACATGCCAGCAGTTACTCCCCTCATCCTCCTGTTGCCGGGAGCGCTTGGCTTCGCGGTTGCACGGCCGATCCTCGCCATCTCCCAGGGGAAGGGGAACCTGAAGTATCCGATCCTCGCCACGGGAACCGCCGCCGGTATGAACTTCGTGCTGAACCTCCTTCTCATCCCTCGATACGGGATGCAGGGTGCGGCCATCTCCACGAGTATCGGATACGGTTCGATGTTCATCTTCCACGTTTGGAGCGCTCGAAGGGTCGGATTCAACCCGCTTTCGGATGCCCGTCTGGGACGGGTACTGGTGACCACGATACTGTCGGCACCGCCCATATTCGTACTCGCGGACATGTTGGACGTTCAGCCGCTCGTTTTCGGGATTCACATCCCGCTGTCGCTGGTCACGGTTCCGCCACTCGGACTGGCGGTCTTCGCGTTCTTCTGCTTTGCAACGGGTGCGTTAGGAGTCTCTGAAGTCCTCGATACGGTCTCGTCGTTCCCTGAACCGCTCGGCTCGCGTGCCGAAACACTGCAAACGAAAGTGAGTGAAAACACGATGTCAACCGACTCGATACAGAAACTGATGATCGTCGCTGGAGTCCTGTTGTTCGTTTCGGGGATCGGATACGCGTTCCTCTCCCCCGGCTTCGGCGGGATTAGCGACCCAACGCAAGGATCGTCGGTGAACGGCACACAAACGACGGCCCCCGGAACAACGCATAGCACCACACCGGCGAAATCACAGACCACGACGAAATCGAAGGAAACCGCGAAAGGGACGACCGCATCGTCCTCGACGACGAGTTCCACACCACCGCCATCTTCGAGTACGACAAGTACAACGAGTACGACGTCGCCACCGGACTCATCAACCACGTCATCGACCACGTCGAGTACCAACCCGCCGCCATCGAGTACGACAAGTACAACGAGTACGACGTCGCCACCGACATCGGGAACCACGACGAGTTCCACGACTTCGACGACGAGTACCACCTCGACGTCGGTAGGAACGACCACCACGACCCCCGCGACGACCAGTACGACTACTACCACGACAACGGCGAACTCGACGACCACTTCAGGATCAACAAGTACCACGACTACGGGTTCGACGACCACCTCGGGATCAACAAGCACGACGACGATGAGTTCGATGACTACTCCGAGATCAACAAGTACCACGACTACGGGTTCGATGACCACCACGGGATCGGCGAGTACCACGACCACAGGTTCGACCAGTACTACGGCCCCAACGTCGAGCACCACATCGTCATCCAGCACTACTGGTAGTTCGGCAGGAACGACCAGCACTACATCGTCCGGAACGTTTCTGATCGCCCCCACGCTGGGAGCCATCACGAACTGAGCGGTCGTTGATGGCGTGTGACGCAAAACCCATCGTGGAGGATATCGGAACTCGAATCCGGAGTATCAGAGTCGATTGAGGGGACGGTTTCGAACTAGCGGATACGTCCGTACCGTAGCGGAGAGGGTACTGCTTTTCGGGACATCATCGAGCCACGAGGGTTGTTTCTCGACGGGACATCGTTCGGCGAATAGCATGTGATCACAGGCCTCCATCGACGAGCACACGAGGGACAAACCGCGGTGGACAGCCCCGACACACGAACCAACCGAATCGAGCGGAGAGCGGCGGGACGAGAGTACACGAAAGTCGGAGACGGCCCTCAATCGAGTCACAGTCCGTGGGGATCACCCTGTGCCGACCCCGTGTCCGTGATGGTGAGACGATCAGGACGGTCGAAACAACGACCACGTAGCCCACGAAGGAGATGAACGGATAAAATCGAGCACGAGACGGCTCGGCGTCACGAGTGACGGAAAATCCGTACGACTCGTGAAGGGAATCCAAAAAAGGACGACGGTCGCGGGGAAAGAAAGCGAATGACGG includes these proteins:
- a CDS encoding right-handed parallel beta-helix repeat-containing protein; the encoded protein is MKGVSAAGLCAIGARTMSGRASAQIPYADDYDTVVNLVEDGGADPNNGDSITPVLREYADDDTLLYLPSGRYYMDEQFRHTGFDNFGIVGEDDTTIVPANYFDFNDRDWNYRLFRLGISYNPGRNLRVENLNIDQTADDTGIRVIETAVDDGLTVRDIDIEGKHDSGTWGPGRFVITDSNGTGVVERFHAPDGGAWEKNTPGDRLWRGPTGIICNHYNRGRMTFKDCSLGGFPDNGLYAANGSGKIVIDGGHYENSQTASLRIGGEESIIKNATVSVNESDGKSNQHAIRVENTNYIRIVDCDVEVTDPNGHAIKSMDVGLLSVDGSTVRTAGDDVVHALVLQGRTDKARIKNSTFVHDADGGFSIWIHDGDDQVFVENSKFTGDGGHVSARAAIRCDRDDCEFRNLDVEQTGSSRRRSLEITSDDCLVYDGSYIGEMTPIIDAGSSTWIQSIYSEAVNGSAGLRLTDSSRDVYIKKNTIVNGIDDRGSYGLAGWGNDFSA
- a CDS encoding flippase, whose product is MQRSMMSGLLSVAGTKVLTLIIGLITTPILYRLLEPKGVGIYTTVLSVFSMFMILVSSGITDGVRKFLAEDRDMDCWEEHVVGFYFRLALLLSVVGSIVLALCAWFGLVKQVFGPDFEPYFYILALLVMTQQFRAYSRRTLMGFGLERYSEPLKIVQQVVFLAVALPLVKLGFGVGGALAGKIVGGALVAIIGMVLVTRQVSLSGVVRKTPNEFPRRTMLTFNSLSIVLIFLLMSLYHVDILMLQLISGSNEQVGYYRAALKLAEFLWFIPMALQTVFVHSMSELWSNGETERISKLSALTTRYTFLLTGVMALGLAALSNVAVPVYFGKEYMPAVTPLILLLPGALGFAVARPILAISQGKGNLKYPILATGTAAGMNFVLNLLLIPRYGMQGAAISTSIGYGSMFIFHVWSARRVGFNPLSDARLGRVLVTTILSAPPIFVLADMLDVQPLVFGIHIPLSLVTVPPLGLAVFAFFCFATGALGVSEVLDTVSSFPEPLGSRAETLQTKVSENTMSTDSIQKLMIVAGVLLFVSGIGYAFLSPGFGGISDPTQGSSVNGTQTTAPGTTHSTTPAKSQTTTKSKETAKGTTASSSTTSSTPPPSSSTTSTTSTTSPPDSSTTSSTTSSTNPPPSSTTSTTSTTSPPTSGTTTSSTTSTTSTTSTSVGTTTTTPATTSTTTTTTTANSTTTSGSTSTTTTGSTTTSGSTSTTTMSSMTTPRSTSTTTTGSMTTTGSASTTTTGSTSTTAPTSSTTSSSSTTGSSAGTTSTTSSGTFLIAPTLGAITN